In the Parambassis ranga unplaced genomic scaffold, fParRan2.1 scaffold_21_arrow_ctg1, whole genome shotgun sequence genome, TGAAGGTCAGTTGCTTGCATCAAGTTTTGAAGTTGCATGATAAAATGCGTTCTTTGAGAGGTGATATCATGTCTATTCCCTTTTGTATTTGATGTGAATATCACACAGCTGTTCCTTTAAATTCAAAACTTTGAGCCCCATGTGTTTGAATGGACATATTCTACTCTGTCTGTTAAATCAGGCCTCGTAGGCATCACAGTTACAGAAGTGAGGACAGTGACCAAATTGTTTAACAAGCGATACGCTTAACCCTTTCACAATCTGATCTTGTTAACAGTAATCGTGCACAAACCTCCAACCAGGAGCAGATGTCTTGCTCTTTCATATTCTTCAGCTTTGCCTAATGGTGAAACTCATCCATCATGCAGTCCATCAGGTTCATCAGGGACCTTACTAGATTGGTGTCAGAGGTTGGAGACAGTtcctgaaatcaatcaaaaagaGACAACTCAGATCAAGGtaagctgtatgtgtgtgtaactgaagGGTAAAACTAAAACCAGAGAGGTCTAACATTAGATATGAACCCATCAAGATTCAAAATACTTATTTAGGTACATTATTAAATAGCAACCAGCTGTAAAATCTGAACTGGGTTAGGAAGGTTCAATCAGCTCAGCACCTTGGCGGCTTTTCGTATGAACTCCAGGCATGGTGGCAGGATGCGGTCAAAGAGGGCGATGATGAGGTCTTTGTGAGTGGCATTGACTGTAGTTGGCAGAGTATTGAGCCAGGACAGCATTAGAGGCCGCCAGCCAAGCATATGGGGCTCCATGTAGATCATACCGCAGCGAGACACCTGCAACAAAGCACATATATCACAACTGAGAACATACAACTTGTACCCTGTACGAGCAAAGGAATATTCACATTATTAAAAACTATTGGATGAAGTGCTAGGACCTAGAGGCGGACATGCAGAGTATATTGTAATGATTATCTGCAGCCGTTATTGCAATCCTGTAGTACGATTAGCTTCAAGAAGAAGTACAGGCAAACTATGAGCAGAGATAAgtaagagagacacagaaagttgaaacagagaaaagaatttaggaaagtacaaaataatataaatcaatctttatagacagaaagagaagagagatcaACAAGCACTATGCACAAAGTGAGAAGGGTTCATTGTGATCACAACAATTTCAATGCCTCTGCATTCGGCATGATGAAAGCGACAGATGCCAGGCTATAAAGAATCAAAAATAGAAGTGTCTGTATTAAGAAAGTACAGCGAGGGATGTGCAAAGGTGTTCTCCTAAGGCAGCTAGGTACTGCAAGCAAAACGCTTTATTCCTGCCTCACAACAAAGAGCCATAGGGAAGGAAAAGACACGAATGGAAAGGTCTTTTGTTTTGGCAACTGACAATTCATTAGACAGCTTAGCCACTTGTGCCAGTTGATTAGGAAGAATACCAACACTGTTAAATAAAAGTGCCTCTCACCGTGGCTGGTGATGCCACCTCCAGGTCCCTCGGCTCAAAGATGAGGCTCATTTGGGGTGACATCTGAATGATCTCGCCGCTcatcagacacagcttcttGCTGTCATCAAGCACCGTGTTCATGTTCTCGATCCACACAGCGTCCACTGGGCCATCAAAGATGAGCCATTTTCTGTCAGGACTCTAAGAGAcaagaaacatggcagcacataGCTTGAAGCAGCAACTGACAAAAACCCAGATTTATTAATACTGATCACACCATGGGAAGCTAAATTCTGAGTGATTATACAGCTGATAGGTTCATAAGAAGTGCTCAAAGGTAAACATGgtctccacctctgagaggatttccagcagctcctcatttgagaggaagaagaaccgTGGGAAATAGAGACGTTTCATCTCCAGGTAGTTGTTAAGACCTTTGAGGATCATTTCCAGCAACTTGTTTGACTTTTTTAGCCTTTCCCGCATGTTGTCAATGGCTATTACTGCCAATACCTGCTTGTCCTATACAGACAGAAGAGAACATTGCTTTGAAGCACTGATCACAGAACATCAAAATACAGAGTAGATTTTTTAGTAGATACTTTATGTTCCACACAGTACAATAATCTAAACCTATCCAATTGAGATGACACCTCATCTGTTCACTACTTCAATATCCTCTGAACTGACAGGTAATCATCATGAATATGTTAGCAGGTATGAAATGAAGACAGGTCACATTTATTTGGagtaacaaagaaatgaaaagaacaaaCTACACAGTGATTGTGGAGTGAAACATCTTTTGGATCAAGTCACAATGCCAAAAACAATGTAGTGTGTCAtccaatggtcttataagatcgctaaaaatcgcacagtgtagagaggccataacagtcacctgtgtctccaacttagactacttttaaaaaataagagcttcatctttttcaattcttaaattcagattgctgattctccttcacatcagcgttcagagcaatgcttcagctgcagctatcaaacttgcattttcttcaggaaatgcttttctagttctaTTTGATGGTGCAGTCAGGCTGGGCTTCCTGGAGGACACTGCCTGAAATtgatgtgtctcatttcagccaATTACCCTTTGGAAACTCTTTGCCGATGCTGGTGCTACACTCACTGTCTATTCTCgttctgttgtttttgccttgcTCCCTATCCTTTCCAGCTGATTCACTCTTCTATCTGTCCTTCTTCCTTATTCTGCTTTTTGCATGTACTGTGTCTGCCTGAGACCGTCCTGTATTTCACACTCACCCACtgctatgtttatgtgtgtatcagCCCACCTGGCCATGTTGATGCAGCCGCATGCTTCAGAGCTGTGCACTGAACTTGATATGATTATAGTAGACGACCCTATATACTGTGGAGCATTCTGCTTGATAAATCATGTCAGGCCTTTTTTTGGCTTAACATTGTACACATGGTCTATATACTTGTGGTCCTGTAATattgatattctaattattaaATTCCCCGCTGGAGAATCAAAGTACTGAAGAAGCTCATGTCCTTTCACAGAGAGTTCACTAAATGGATGTGCTCTGTTACTCAACTCTAAATGAAGTGAAAAATGAACGAACTAACCAGAGAAACTTGTTTCATGGTTTCTCTCCATGTTTTATCAACAGCTGCAAAGCGACGTCCCTCCTCAGCCATCTGTTTCATGATGTCTGGGGAGCTGAATATAGGCTCCAGGTAAAGCCAGGTGGACTGCACCTTTAGCCATTCATCCAGGATTTTACCCTCCCATTCCCTAGAGTGTAGAGAAATATGATGATCAATTCTGTGTGCTTATATTATGTTACAGCTTAATTTCAACTAGTTTACAGCCTAGAGTTACAAACAGGAGCAAGTGGTTGGGATTGGTCATTGTAAAGGATATTGACTATACCCTCACTGTGGTAACAACCTCTCTACCCCACAAAGCTCTATAATTGCATCATAAAGTCTTCATGCAACATTACATTCATTATAATCAAAGTCTTCTTCCTCTGGCATTTGATCTATTTTATCATGATACAGTACAAAAGCTACAGGGAATCCATGATGAAACTATGCCTGCCAATCAATGCTCCAACAATCTCACCAATGATTTTCATTTGGCTAACTCAGTGTAGTAATGAGTTTCTTGACTACACTTATGAAACTGACTCAGTATTTAAGCAGAGCAGAGGTATCCGGTACATGAGAACTATGTAAGTTGTTTCTTAATTCTACACAAATAATTTAGATTTATGCAATTAGCACATTGACATCTTTTTACCTTTCATCCGATTATGAAAAGGTTCAAGCACCTCTGAGGTCTGCTAGCTTTGTTGTGGGTGTTGTAATTTACATACTCAGATTATTACAGAAACAGGTTAatgctgattggtctgaaccactgtTTCAGCCATGGGTGCATAGCTTATGGCTTGAAACGATGGATTCTCACGTAATAAAATCTGTCACCCAAGATAAATATGTGTGTACTTGATAGCCAATGGACTGCTATTCAACACAGTCAATCTAAAGCAACTGCTCCGCTCTCTTACTGTATATCCTCCTCAAAGGGCTTAATGAATGGTGAACCCCTCATGGTTTGTGTCTTAACAATGTGATCATCCAGAAGCATCTGGACCTCATCCACAGATGACAGGATGGAGGTGCCCGTCTCTCTGTAGGCCAAGAGGCTGAACTCCATGTCGTTCCACTCTGTGGCCATTTTCTCCATGGCCTTCTCCAGGGAGTACTCCTTGCTGGCTGCCTCACTGATGCCGTTGAAGCTGTCCAGGTGCTGTTCCAGGCGCATGGACAGGAAGTAAGACACACAGGCCTGGTCTTCAGATGGCTGCAGGGAGATGCCAGCCAAGTCTGACATGGCATTCCAATGGCGTTCACGCAGGCCTGGGTTGCAGAGTACCTATGCAATGATACAACAGACTTGTAGTTGAAGCAATTCTGACTTCTGTTAGTAATAAATGTTGTTCATTTTCTGACCTGCACCATAGGAATGTGCTCCCTGAAATCATCCACCTTAGCCTTTATGGTGGTCACTATGTTCATCACAAGGGGCATGTCACTGAAGCCCTTTTCCAGGTTATATAGAGTGCGCCCATAGTTGCCAACATCAGCTTCTACCTACATGGGTTACCtaccacaacaaaacaatgattaTGAACTTATGAACTTACTCTTAACATTActgcaatattattatattatcctTGTCTTCTTACCCACTCAGGGTACAATTTGGTTTCCACACGAGGTACCATGCTGACAGACCTCAGCATGAGCTCATAGACATTAAGGAAGGCCTCCTTGTATATTTTGAAGTCAGGTTTAAACTTGACCTCCCTGTCCTCAAGGACCAAATGGAGAACAAAGCCTGGGTGCTCACTTGCATGGACTGAGCGCTAAGATGGTGGAGagcaaaccaaacaaaaacaagtgcagCACAGGACTTTATGAAATGATCTTTTCAGCTCAGCTCATTGCATTGCTAAACTGTTATAATATTGAAGCTTACCGGTTCTTGGGAAATCAGACATGTGTAGTCCTGCATTGAGTCTATTGCAAGGCTCTGCAGTTGGGAAGTCATAAGAGTTGCTGCACAGTTGAAGAAAGATAGTAGGTCCGCCGGATTGCTTTGGGAAGGCACTAGTGAACTCGGAAGTAAATGTTTTGTACATCGAGAAGCCAGCTGGAAATAAAACCACATTCAGAGCATATTAGCTAACAGATGTCAGAACACACCCATAAACTGACCattgctctctcctctttaacatgaagcagagctaTCTCAGCTCTGTGTTATTGCTGAAAAAACTGTTAGGGTTTGAGTTCAGTTTGACGGGCAGGCAACAAAGGCTAAGATACCACCAAATGAACAAAAGGCAAGGAGTAGAGCTGGACAGGTGGTAAAGAGCTTAACTGAAGAAAGATAGTTTGCAATGTCTGAAAACAGACGTGTTGTATTAGTGTCTCCTGACCTTCTTTCAAAAcaagtccttggtgctgctaaGAACCAATGCGTTGTTTGCCTTTGCAAAGGTTTATTACAAAAGGCAAGCTGAAACAAATCCCCAAAAATCCAAAGGCAAAAACTGAACTAACACTAACCAACCAACCATGAACAGAGAAAGTGACACTGTAATGCAggatcaaacagcagcacaacacgACAAACTGACAACGAGGAGAAAACACAGGCGAAAACAGTCAGTGCAAGGCAACAAGgaaagaaacacaagaggacgtaaaacacacacagacacaaaaggaaaaccagcattcaaaatcaaacaggaagcagaggcaCAGGAGGAATAAAGCCATGActaattaaaaatcaaaaacagaaacagtcctttttaaataaactcaaacaaaggaagcagacaaaataaaacagtgatcATGACAAGAACATTAAGTCCCAATTCCCATAATGCAGCAGCTTTTAATGCAAGTGACCGTTTTTAAAAGATAGAAACGTTTCAAACCTAAACCAACGCACTAGGTCAACAGCATGAAATGTTAACATAAGTCATGCTGCATATATGTCTTTAACGCTGAATCACATGTGGAGGAGAACAGTTCagtttgttcctgttttattatcCTGAGATTCAATTTAAGAAGCTATTTTTAAATAGCAACCATTTCCAAATTCATACAATATCTCATATAAACACATAGCTATTAACTTTGAGACCGAGgcaagctctgctgctgtgatgtcatgatgtcaACTTACTTTTTCAGGAGGACACCTCTAGCATGGTCAACCTGCCGGTTGACTAtctgctgaaacacagagagctcAATGGACTCCTCTCTGCAGCGGAACTCCTCTACATCTACCAGACGGAGAGTTCTGCAAGTAGGAAGCAGAGGGTCAAAATCAATGGGGATATAGGTCTACACCACAGTAATGTTAAAATGTGAGAATAGCACAGGAGTATCACAATGCACTGAGTAACTGTGAATACAGCTTATaatcaagataagataagatcaaaCTCCTACATTTATAAGAACCAAATCACAtaaaatgaagtaaaaaaatgtgttagagCATACTCACTTGTAAGAGACATCCCAAATGTGCATCACCTGCAACATGGTAGGGTTGATAGAATACAGCTTGTTATGCATCCTCTTTCGTGCACGGACAAACCATTGGTTCCATGGTTTTGGCAGTATTTCCACCCTAAAATGAAAGCATAACAAAGCTAATGCACAACAGTCAATTAATGATTCGAACGTTTTCCCATTGCAGCTTATTACGAGTTTGCTTGTACCAAGACAACAAGTTATCCATGTATGGCTCAGTCATTAGAGGCATTGGAAGCAGTGTTTACTATGTATGTGTCCTCTGATCACATCCCCCTGACTTACTCAAGTCTGTGAGGGGGCAGATCTTTTGCTTCCTCCTCGTCACTTTCCTTTAAACCTTCAAATGAATCCTTCACTGCAATCataaacacaggaagcacaaaCTGATTCGTAGGATGCATGTTTGCATCTATTTAAGACTCGTGCTTTTGAGGGTAAGTGAATAAATACAGATTATTGTCTTGATGCTGGTCAAATAGTCATCCTTAATCtcatccaccagcagctccattgttgtcctgaagctctgcaggtggcaggGAATCCTTCCTCTAATGGTTTCCAGccatgtgtcctgcaggggagCCACATTTACGAGGTCCATCCCTCTTTGGATGTAGAAGTTCAGCCTCTGTCGGAAGAGCATTTTGCATCATTGTTAGTGGCAGTATACATTTTATAAGACTGACCTCCTTTGCACACTGTGCCTGCTCTACACAGGCACATCGTCTTGTTTAGCGCTCAATTTAAACCCAGGTCATTACTACAAAACTAATGTACACCAGAGTTACTTTGTTGAATGTAAAAGGTGAAGACATCTGTACACAACTACAACCACTGagaccaacacaacacaacagtcaataGGCTGCTATATCGTGCTTCTCCATTAATTATGGGCAAAGGCACAGAGGGCTTATGATATAGATACACAGGAACTGATCAGCCTGATGGCCTAAGATATATAGGCTCCTGCATATAGAAACTCTTTCAGCATCGACTTGGTGAATGTGTTTTTACCATGTTATCTGTGTcgtcttcctccttctgctggCTGAAATGATAGAAGAACAGAAAAGGTGCAatgactgtcagtgtgaaatgaaaataattagTAACTCTATCCTCAGTCGGACATGAAATGAACCCTCGACAGACTCTGAACCGGTTACTTGCCGGATTGTCCTCAGCTGTTCTTGGATATCCATATGCCTTTTATGAAGCTGTGCCTGAGGCTTTCTGTACATGCTGGAACCCCCACGGATCCATGCCGCCCTTCTTCTCTGGGCTTTCTCAAAACTTCTACTGGGTCCACTGTCTTCCATCAACACATCTTCTGGAGGACATGATGGCAAACAGATGCAccatcacactcacagcagtATCAAATGATATGAATTGATTATCAGTCAAAATGTGAATAACATGTGTGAGTACTACACCCACGTGTGGAAGCTGCTTCAGCTCCCGTGGTTCTTTTCCCCGTGGATGTTGTACTCCACCGCTCTGGTTTACAGGGCTGGCTGTCCTGTCATACTCACTGCAAAACAACATTGAGTTTATTATGTAACTTTAATGTTTATTCTTTCAAAACAAATTCCAATGAAAGCAAATGGAAAACTGTCAGCTGACAGcctattattttattattattagatagccTAGTATTTTTTATATGAAGACAAAATCCACTTCTGTTTTGGCTCAGCTCGCCGTTTATTGACAGTATGGAGGGGCGGGAACAACCTAGCATGGCACAGGCGAATCATCAGTAGACTGGAAGACAGGGAAGGCACGATTCACACTGTCCCTGTGGACGCACTCAAACGGCGGCtgagacacagggccagggtttcagttagggtgcacacagataacatgattattactagctgcattaaatacatttcccaattcaatatcaatgtaacatccatcaatgtacatcaataaatataatgtcaaaatagaCCACATACAACATTAATCAATATACATTAACAAACTGTCAGTGTGCATCAGTGTATATTGATATAATGTACATGTTCTGTAATATTGAACCATATTATTTTACACCAGGCATTCCTGTTCCAAAGACCAAACATccgagcacacacagcgactacagaccagttgctctgactccACATgtatgaagtctctggagaggctggtcctgaaacacctggtCTGtttggaaccatcgctggaccccctgcagtttgcttacccgcctggtattggagtggaggacgccatcatctacctgctgcacagagcacacacctacttggaggaggcaacactgttagaatcatgtctTTGATTTTTGCAGTTTAACAGTCTGAGTCTGTGGTGAggggacggagaggaggatgctgaggaaactcctcagtattcataacaacacgtctcaccccctgcaggacatactgctgtcctacaggagcacattcagcggtagactgagactacgaggtctatatttctgtttacttagcaccttatatctccagatttgtatccatgtatcatgtattgttcatactgtgtactgtactctgattggattatagtgacactatactctgatactctgtacttaactgcatttaatgtaacttgatacctctggcacaagaacttccttcgggattaataaagttttatcttatcttaaaacaGTACTCTAATGCACATAATATAGGACCAACAACAAAGGTTCTGTCAAGTTGTATGTACATTGAAAGAGTAACAGGACATTATTGGAGTtatggacacttcatttaagtttgcattatttgagaaaCGAAGCTTAAAAGCCCATCAATAGTCCGGCTAGGCTAGCTAGCGGTAGCATTACAATAGCTCGCGGCTaacaagtcaatgcaaaacaaatgaagcggctaatgctaacgttagcttcgaacaaacaaacactcactgatTCCGCTCCGTAGCTGAACACAAAGCCCTTTCGCTCCATCTCACATGTACGTCGCGGTGGAGGCTCCTACatcaacattcagtacatttaataaaaagcgcTGTCAGCCGAGATTAAGCGAACCGAAACTTTGAACCCTACCTGCAGCACCGTGGtctccttctttcttctctctcttcttctttctttcttcctccttcttcttcttcttcttcttcttcttctcttcttctcttcttcttcttctccttcttcttctcttcttcttcttctccttcttccttcttcttctcttctttctccttcttctcttctctctcttctcctcttcttcttcttcttcgtcttctgcttcttcttcttcttcttcgtgtgGGAGGAGTGTGAGTGGAAGAGTGGAAGAGAGAGTGCGTTTTCTAAACCGTCTTTCTTTCTTatccttctttttttgtgttgtattgtcttgtttattttttatggtGTAGGGTGATGTAGATTTAGTTTTTGGTGGTtgtgtgaggtgtttttttttcaccagctAGACTTTGTCTAGCCGGGTGGCCAGGCGAACGCCATGGCACCTGACAATCAAGGTTTCTCAATGCTTACTCGAAAGCATGGTGTTAAAGTGGCAGCAAGCTCTGCGTGTAGTGTGGAGGATGTGGCGCTGGCTGTAGGAGAACTAATCGGGCATACGCTGTTAAATCTGCTGCACAAATGAACAAAGCCGTGGTTTTGTTTGTCGATAAGATCGAGCATGTTTAAACACTTGTGGAGACGGGAATCACTGTGAATGGGTTGTTTGAATCAGTGTTGCCTCTGATACAACCAGCAACCAAAGTCACGCTGTCCAATGTCCCTCCTTTCATAAGCGATGACTTCTTATGTAAGGAGCTTTCTCTCGGCACGGGAAAATCGTATCGCCCATTAAAAAGGTACTGTCGGGATGTAAATCTCCGCTCCTGAAACACTAGTGTCTCATAGGAGACAGCTTTACATGATCCTGAACGACCGTGACCGGTGTTTGACTATCGGTTTCATGTAAAGGTGGATGGCTTCGATTACGTTCTTTTTGCTTCATCCTGTGATTTCAAATGTTTTGGTTGTGGTGGGAGAGGGGCACATGATCAAAGCCTGTCCTGCACGGCCGCTCTGCTCCGCCTGAAGCGGAGGAGCGGGCCCCTGTGTAGGACGGTCAGCGAAGCCCAGCACTTCCTGGGCTGGAATTGTTTCGCAAAATAACGTTTTGAAACATTCATCGCAAATGTTGATACATCTGCTGCAGGATTCACCGAGACGCTACTGAAATAGGAGAAAAGTATGTGGTGCAGCCACTGAGATGAACGAGAAAGAGAAGCAATGTGAGACACTTATAGCGAGTGGTGAGCACAGAGGTGAAAtagaaaaaaggggggagatAGTGAGGGAAGGGATGAACCGAGGGTGAGGAGGGTAACGTAGATGTTACCGAGACAGGTGAGGAGTGGAAGAGGTGGACAGATGAAATGAGGGAGGTAGTGTGTGGTTGTGGAGCAGATGAGCTGAATGGGAGGCAGAAAGGAGCATGTGGCTGGTGTGAAAGCAACAAATCAGACAGGTAGTAAAGTTTCTGATGgatgaaacaacagagatgaTGGAGCATGAGTCTGCCTTTAAATCGACGGCTGTAAAAAGACGCAGTTTGAGAATGTGGTTGGTTCAGCTAAAGTAAGTAAGACTCAAGGAGAAAGACAACAGCAAtgtgctgtctgacagcagggacagtgaggcctggctgtctgacagcaggacagttgagcctggctgtctgacagcaggacagtgaggcctggctgtctgacagcagggacagtgaggcctggctgtctgacagcaggacagtgaggcctggctgtctgacagcagggacagtgaggcctgctgtctgacagcaggacagtgagcctggctgtctgacagcagggacagtgaggcctggctgtctgacagcagtgacGTGTCCCTGACACAGAGATCAGTGCATAAAAGAGCAACAATTATGCTGT is a window encoding:
- the LOC114429871 gene encoding dynein heavy chain 7, axonemal-like, whose protein sequence is MEDSGPSRSFEKAQRRRAAWIRGGSSMYRKPQAQLHKRHMDIQEQLRTIRQQKEEDDTDNMRLNFYIQRGMDLVNVAPLQDTWLETIRGRIPCHLQSFRTTMELLVDEIKDDYLTSIKTIICIYSLTLKSTSLK